The segment CGCTTCCAAAGTCACACGCGCATCGCCCACGACGACCCTTGCACGGGCCCCTGCAGGATGCATCGCCAATGCTTCTTTTGCTTTCTCGGCATGGGCTTCGGTTTTTTCCAAAGTCCAAAGTTGCCCATCCGCCGGCATACCTTCCAAAATGTACTGCGCAGAAAGACCGGTCAGAGTGCCAATCTCGACAAACTTGCGACAACCTTGCTGGCGAACCATGAACGATAGCAACCGTCCTTCAGAGGGCGATAAGCTAATGCGTCCAAGCCCGAGCTCTTCCGCGGACGTGCGCGACTGAAGCTTGCTGGCAGACTCTGCCGGGATCAGAGACTCGATATAAGTTTGGATTTCAGGAGTTTCAATACGCATGGGCCTTTAAATACACAGGTTTTCGGCCTGTGACAACCAACGCCCCCTTCAAAGCCTTTAGACAGTAAGAATTCCTCAGTTCGATTTTAAGGGACCTTGAGGCTGGTACGGGACTCGCTAGAAACACTGTCGGATTAAACCCCTATTGGAAACCTATTTTAAGGAGTACGTATGAAAACGAAGGCCCTTTCCCTGACTTTAGCTGGCTTGATGTCTATCCAAAGCGTTGGTTTTGCTCAACAAGCAGACCGCACTGCGGGTATAGGCGATCAGGCTATTTCAACAGCTCAAAATAATCTGCAGGCTTTGAACAAAGAAGTTCTTCTTTTGGATCAAGCACTGGCGAACGCTGCTGAGTCTATCACTCTCCGTGACAGCAAAGGTGGCATCACAAACGGCGTGGCCGTTGTGGGTGCTGGTATCGGTCTTGGTCTTTCAGCAATGTCTTACCTTTCTTTCCATAAGGGAGTTGAAGGTTCTGGTATTGGCGGCATGATCCTCGCTGCAGGTTCTATCGGCGCTTCAGCTTTGTCGCTGATCAACGGCGGTGTAAGCCAGCTCCGCAAAACAAAAGTAGAAACAACTCAACTCGAGCAACAATTGATCGAAGCTCAAAAAAATCTTGAAGTTTCTCTAGCACAAAACACCGACAAAGCTTCTACAGCGGCTTTGACTCAAATGGGCCTTGCGATCAAGAACACGCAATCAGCTTTGGCTTCTTACAAAGACCAAGAATCTGAAATGACAACAAACCGCCTTGTTTCTCAAGCGGCTCAGTTGGTTGGTACAGCGATGCTTGCTTACGGCGTGACTCAAAGAAATTCGAATTTGCCAATGTTCGGTTTGATGATCATGAACGTGGGTAACCTCGGTGCGCTTCTTTCTGGCGTTCAAAAATCTGAAGCTCAAGACCTCTTGAAAGAGATCCAGCATACTCGTGACTCTCTCAAAGTGGCTTCTGCGGCTTTACAATAATCAAGGACTCCGATGTCTCTTCGTCTTCGCAGCCTTTTTCTAGCAATTACGTTTAGCCTCGGTGCGGTTTTCCCCGCCGAGGCTAAAACTATTCGCTGCGATGCTCTTTTTCAGCCGACGGTGGGCGACGTCCTTGAACAGGTCAACCGCAACAACGCTGAATTTCTTTTCCAAGGTGAAAGTTTTAGAGAATATACTGAAAGCCTATCTTGGATGCGTAAAAGAAAAATCCGTAAGCTCGTCCGCGAACTTGAAGTTCGCAGCTTCCCCTCTGAAAAGTCTTTGGAGCGTTATACAATAGAACTCGGTGCGAGCCTCTTCGGAACACATACCGGCCTTCTCCAGTGGGCAACGAAATCCTCTGAGCAGCGCTTGGATGATTCAGCAATTCTCCTCATCAAAGAGCAGCTCCTCCAAGAGGGTATGCTCAAGACTTGGGGCAATGTTAATGACCCACAGCAAATCAGCTTCTTAAAACGTACCATGGACCAAATTCAAACATTCCAACGCTCACGTCTCGTTGAAGTGATGCGTATGCCATTCGTACTGCCTTCAATTAAAAACAAAACTCTCTCTGAGGACTTGGTTTCAAAAGTCATCCGTGATGGTTTCAATGCCCATGCCGAAGAGGTCCGCGTCGCTCTCCGAGTTCAAACTAAGATCGACGCTTACAATACTTTCCGTAAAGTCTATGCGCCGGTCTTTTTCGGTGTGATGTTGTTTATCCAAGCTCAGAACGCTTACCAGCAACTGCAGGACGCCATAGAACAACAAGTAAAACACACCATCGAGAACCTGCGCAATCAGCGCAAGCAAATCGAAGAATCCATCCCCAAACTCAAACAGGAAGAATTCGATCGCGCTTATGCCGCTTGTCTCGAAGAGTTTAAGAATAAATGGGGCGAGCCTCCAACTGCTGAAGAGGCCGCCATCCTGCGAGCAAAGGTACAACAGGCTCTCCATATGCCCGTCACCAAATAAACCAAGGCATCCCTACCGACCGCTCCAAAGCACTGTTTGAAAATCCCACGAAGATGCTCTAGAGTGGCTCATGATCTGGCCACTTTTAATTTTCGACTTAGATGGAACTCTGATTGATTCAGCCGAAGATATCTCGACGGCACTCAACAAAACTTTGCTCTACTACGATAAACCAACACTTCCTCACGAAGTCATCGTTGCTCATATCGGTGAAGGTTTGAAAAAGCTTCTCGCGGATTTTTTTCCAGAGCATAAAAACAGCCCGCCGGAAAAGTACAAGCACATCGAAGACCGGTTCCTGCAGACTTACGAAGAAGAAATGTACAACACCACAAAACCGTTCCCGGGTGTGGTTGAGTTTTTGAATAATTATCCAGGTCCCAAAGGAATCGTGACCAACAAAAACGAAGACCCGGCGAAAAAGATCGTACGCCACTTGGGCCTGGATGCGATCCCTTGGGTGGGCGTGTTTGGCGCCGACACCCTGACTGAACGCAAACCGCATCCCCTGCCTTTGCAGGAAATGATGAAGCGTGCGGGTCGTTCTGCCACCACAACCTTCATGATTGGCGACGGCCTTCCTGATGTGAAAGCCGCCCAAGCGGCGGGCGTGGGAGCCATTGCCGTGGAGTTCGGCTATACCAAACTAGAAATTTTGCAAAAATACGATCCTGTGGCGACCCTGCAAGACTATGCTGGGCTCCATAATCTCGTCCTCGAACTGATTAATCGTTGATACAGGGCTTCATGCCCTGTATAAGAAGTGGGCTTTAATCAGGCTAATTAGGTGGAGAAATCAGACAGTGAGCGAAACCCTTTTAGAAGTTAAAAATCTGAAAACGAAGTTCAATACCGACGACGGCAGTTTCTTCGCCGTTGACGACGTGAGCTTTTCCGTTAAAAAAGGTCAAACTCTTGGAATCGTTGGCGAATCCGGTTGCGGCAAATCCGTAACTTCGCTTTCCATTATGAAGCTGATCCAAGCTCCAGGCCGCATTGAAGCCGGCCAAATCGTTTACCGCGGCAAGGATCTTTTGAAGACCAGCGACGATGAAATGCGCAGCATCCGTGGTAATGAGATCGCAATGATTTTCCAGGAGCCTATGACTTCCCTCAATCCGGTTTACACTTGCGGTAACCAGATTGCCGAAGCGATCGCTCTTCACTACCCGAAATTGACAAAAGCTGAGGTGAAAGCCCGTGCGATCGAAATGCTTCGCAAGGTGGGCATCCCGGCTCCAGAAAAACGCTTCGACGAATATCCGCACCAACTTTCGGGCGGTATGCGCCAACGTGTGATGATCGCTATGGCGATTAGCTGTAATCCACAACTGCTTATCGCCGATGAACCGACAACAGCGTTGGACGTGACGATCCAGGCTCAGATCTTGGATCTGATGCGCAATCTGCAAAAGGATTTTGGCGCCGGCATGATCCTCATCACACATGACCTCGGTGTTGTCGCAGAAATGTGCCAAGATGTTGTTGTGATGTACGCGGGTAAAGTTGTTGAGTATGGCACTGTTGAAGACATCTTCTACCGTCCAAAGCATCCGTACACTCGCGGCTTGCTCGATTCTATCCCGCACTTTGAAACGGGCCACAAACTTGAAGAACTCAAAACGATCAAGGGCATGGTTCCAAGCTTGTTGAATCTTCCACAAGGCTGCCGCTTCCAAGAGCGCTGCCCGAATGTTCAAGCGGACTGCCGTCAAACGGAACCAAAGCTTGAAAGCAAAGGCGGAACTCAGTTAGCAGCCTGCTACCATCCTGTTGCGGAGGCGAAAGCATGAGCCAATACCTTCTCGAAGTAGATAATCTGTTTAAAACTTTCCCTATCCACGGTGGCCTTCTCAATCGTGAAATTGCCAGTGTAAAAGCTGTCTCCGGCGTGAGCTTCAAACTGAAAAAAGGCGAAACGCTCGGTCTTGTGGGCGAATCCGGTTGCGGTAAATCCACTCTCGGTCGCTGCTTGATCCGTTTGCTGGATCCAACTTCAGGTACTGTGAAATTCAACGGCAAAGACATCACGACGATCGAAGGTGATGAGCTTCGCGAGATTCGCAAGAAAATGCAGATCATTTTCCAAGATCCTTACGCGAGTTTGAACCCGCGCATGACGATCGGGGCGATCCTCGAAGAGCCTCTCATCATTCACAACCTCTTCCCTGATGATAATGCCCGCAAGGCCCGCGTGTTGGAGCTTGCGAACCTCGTAGGTCTTCGTCCTGAAGCTTTAAATCGCTACCCGCATGAGTTCTCAGGCGGTCAACGTCAGCGTGTGGGTATCGCCCGCGCCTTGGCCGTGAACCCTGAAATCATCGTCTGCGACGAGCCTGTGTCCGCTCTCGATGTGTCTATCCAAGCTCAGGTTTTGAATCTCTTGATGGAACTGCAAAAGAAGCTAGGTTTGACTTACGTTTTCATCGCCCATGACTTGAAAGTCGTTGAGCATGTATCTACTCAAGTGGCAGTGATGTACTTGGGTAAAATCGTTGAGCAGTCCGAGGCCGAAGAGCTTTATAAAAATCCAAAGCACCCTTACACTCGTGCGCTTTTGTCTGCGATTCCAATCCCAGACCCACGCCGCAAGGAAGATCGTATCATCTTGACTGGCGACGTTCCGAGCCCGATCAACCCTCCTGCAGGCTGCCACTTTCACCCTCGCTGCCCTATGGCCATTGAGGACTGTAAGAAGGTGGTTCCGCCTCTCGAGATTAAGCGTCCTGAGCACGTTGCTGCCTGCATTC is part of the Bdellovibrionales bacterium genome and harbors:
- a CDS encoding O-methyltransferase, with protein sequence MRIETPEIQTYIESLIPAESASKLQSRTSAEELGLGRISLSPSEGRLLSFMVRQQGCRKFVEIGTLTGLSAQYILEGMPADGQLWTLEKTEAHAEKAKEALAMHPAGARARVVVGDARVTLEALVAEGPFDGVFIDGNKAAYGDYLAWAEKNVRRGGLIVADNVFLSGAVWGSMTVQKFSEKQIAVLQAFNRRLADPSLYDSVIMPTSEGMTVAIKLT
- a CDS encoding HAD-IA family hydrolase — protein: MWPLLIFDLDGTLIDSAEDISTALNKTLLYYDKPTLPHEVIVAHIGEGLKKLLADFFPEHKNSPPEKYKHIEDRFLQTYEEEMYNTTKPFPGVVEFLNNYPGPKGIVTNKNEDPAKKIVRHLGLDAIPWVGVFGADTLTERKPHPLPLQEMMKRAGRSATTTFMIGDGLPDVKAAQAAGVGAIAVEFGYTKLEILQKYDPVATLQDYAGLHNLVLELINR
- a CDS encoding ABC transporter ATP-binding protein, whose amino-acid sequence is MSETLLEVKNLKTKFNTDDGSFFAVDDVSFSVKKGQTLGIVGESGCGKSVTSLSIMKLIQAPGRIEAGQIVYRGKDLLKTSDDEMRSIRGNEIAMIFQEPMTSLNPVYTCGNQIAEAIALHYPKLTKAEVKARAIEMLRKVGIPAPEKRFDEYPHQLSGGMRQRVMIAMAISCNPQLLIADEPTTALDVTIQAQILDLMRNLQKDFGAGMILITHDLGVVAEMCQDVVVMYAGKVVEYGTVEDIFYRPKHPYTRGLLDSIPHFETGHKLEELKTIKGMVPSLLNLPQGCRFQERCPNVQADCRQTEPKLESKGGTQLAACYHPVAEAKA
- a CDS encoding dipeptide ABC transporter ATP-binding protein, which encodes MSQYLLEVDNLFKTFPIHGGLLNREIASVKAVSGVSFKLKKGETLGLVGESGCGKSTLGRCLIRLLDPTSGTVKFNGKDITTIEGDELREIRKKMQIIFQDPYASLNPRMTIGAILEEPLIIHNLFPDDNARKARVLELANLVGLRPEALNRYPHEFSGGQRQRVGIARALAVNPEIIVCDEPVSALDVSIQAQVLNLLMELQKKLGLTYVFIAHDLKVVEHVSTQVAVMYLGKIVEQSEAEELYKNPKHPYTRALLSAIPIPDPRRKEDRIILTGDVPSPINPPAGCHFHPRCPMAIEDCKKVVPPLEIKRPEHVAACIRV